A region of uncultured Carboxylicivirga sp. DNA encodes the following proteins:
- a CDS encoding c-type cytochrome encodes MKKSIKTITLGVAFLALMASCDKNRNHPGYSYFPDMEQSQAYETYAENPVWNDGKTNQLPPEGTVPREMIPYDFEKTDVNRTWAGQELENPYHGETEIVERGKELYGIYCINCHGEKGDGKGFLYTSGKYPYPPATLLSDKIRNNPDGEIFHVITTGFGMMGSHAAQVVPDDRWKIITYIRQELHQ; translated from the coding sequence ATGAAGAAATCTATAAAAACAATAACCCTGGGTGTTGCCTTTCTTGCCTTAATGGCTTCGTGTGATAAAAACAGAAACCATCCCGGATATAGTTATTTCCCCGATATGGAGCAATCGCAGGCTTATGAAACATATGCCGAGAATCCTGTTTGGAATGATGGAAAGACCAATCAATTACCACCAGAAGGTACAGTACCTCGTGAGATGATTCCTTATGACTTCGAAAAGACCGATGTGAATCGTACGTGGGCTGGTCAGGAGTTAGAAAACCCTTATCATGGAGAGACTGAGATTGTGGAAAGGGGTAAAGAATTATACGGAATATATTGTATTAATTGCCATGGTGAAAAAGGAGATGGCAAAGGATTTTTATATACTTCGGGTAAATATCCTTATCCTCCAGCAACCCTTTTATCTGATAAGATCAGAAATAATCCGGATGGAGAAATTTTTCATGTAATAACAACAGGATTCGGAATGATGGGATCGCACGCAGCACAAGTTGTTCCCGACGATCGATGGAAAATTATTACTTACATCCGACAAGAACTGCATCAGTAA
- a CDS encoding NUDIX domain-containing protein, with amino-acid sequence MYKVFFNDRILFLTDSLEQDLINNYFDALHKFTSHHELKQFIESFENNKDLQQAFLYGRPKEQLLTELKKCFKFLMAAGGLVSNSNDDLLIIHRLGVYDLPKGKAEKDESIEETALREVTEECGIAPLHLENKLCSTFHTYIQKGTNYLKETVWFMMKFNGSENPVPQTEENIASAQWLSVTQLNKVKGNTYPSIIEVLDAAGY; translated from the coding sequence ATGTATAAAGTTTTTTTCAACGATAGAATACTTTTTTTAACCGACTCGCTCGAACAAGACCTTATTAATAACTACTTTGATGCCTTGCATAAATTTACATCGCATCATGAACTTAAGCAATTTATTGAGTCGTTTGAGAACAATAAAGACCTTCAACAAGCTTTTCTTTACGGTCGCCCAAAAGAACAATTATTAACCGAACTGAAAAAGTGCTTTAAATTTTTAATGGCCGCCGGTGGATTGGTATCGAATAGCAATGATGATTTGTTAATAATTCATCGTTTGGGAGTATATGATTTACCAAAAGGGAAAGCTGAAAAAGACGAAAGCATTGAAGAAACAGCACTACGCGAGGTCACTGAAGAATGCGGCATTGCACCGCTTCATCTCGAAAATAAATTATGCTCTACTTTTCATACATATATACAAAAAGGCACCAATTATCTGAAAGAAACAGTCTGGTTTATGATGAAGTTTAATGGCTCAGAAAATCCTGTACCTCAAACAGAAGAGAACATTGCCAGTGCCCAATGGTTAAGCGTCACACAATTGAATAAGGTAAAGGGAAATACTTATCCATCCATTATTGAAGTCTTAGATGCAGCCGGATATTAA
- the pyrE gene encoding orotate phosphoribosyltransferase produces the protein MEKLAEIIANQLLQIKAIKLQPANPFTWASGWKSPIYCDNRKALSYPEVRDFIKLQFARLVLEKYPEVDVVAGVATGAIAQGALVADAINKPFIYIRSAAKSHGMTNLIEGDLQPGQKVVVIEDLISTGGSSLKAVEAIREAGAEVMGMLAIFTYGFGVAEEAFNEAKVDLTTLSSYEQMIPYAKESGYVTADDVATLQEWRKDPANWKK, from the coding sequence ATGGAAAAATTAGCAGAAATCATAGCCAATCAGTTGTTGCAAATTAAGGCAATTAAGTTGCAACCTGCAAACCCATTTACATGGGCATCGGGATGGAAATCTCCGATCTATTGTGATAACCGTAAAGCACTTTCTTATCCAGAAGTGCGCGATTTTATTAAGTTGCAATTTGCCCGTCTGGTATTAGAGAAATACCCGGAGGTAGACGTGGTTGCCGGAGTTGCTACTGGTGCTATAGCGCAGGGAGCTTTGGTGGCAGATGCTATTAATAAACCATTTATCTATATTCGCTCAGCAGCCAAGTCGCATGGTATGACCAACCTTATTGAAGGTGATTTACAGCCTGGACAAAAAGTGGTTGTGATTGAAGATTTGATCTCAACAGGTGGTAGCAGTTTAAAAGCTGTTGAAGCCATTCGTGAAGCCGGAGCTGAAGTAATGGGTATGTTAGCTATCTTTACTTATGGTTTTGGTGTTGCTGAAGAGGCATTTAATGAAGCCAAGGTTGATTTAACAACACTTAGTTCGTATGAACAAATGATTCCATACGCTAAGGAGTCGGGTTATGTAACTGCCGATGACGTGGCAACACTGCAGGAGTGGAGAAAAGATCCTGCCAACTGGAAAAAGTAA
- a CDS encoding SRPBCC family protein: MTTFESDIKKSTYSSEIIFNFLADFDHFGDLIPKDKITNWQSNGDSCRFTIDPVGEVGLRIIEKEEFKTIKYTAEGKTPFNFFLWIQLKEVAEDDTRIKLTIKADMNPMIKMVASKPINKFLEVLSDAIAKHQYQ, translated from the coding sequence ATGACAACGTTTGAAAGTGACATTAAGAAGTCGACCTATTCTTCTGAAATTATTTTTAATTTCCTTGCTGATTTTGATCATTTTGGTGATCTGATTCCCAAGGATAAGATAACTAACTGGCAGTCAAATGGTGATTCGTGTCGCTTTACTATTGATCCTGTAGGTGAAGTAGGATTGCGAATTATTGAGAAAGAAGAATTTAAAACAATTAAATATACTGCTGAAGGTAAAACTCCCTTTAATTTCTTTCTTTGGATTCAATTGAAAGAAGTTGCAGAGGATGATACACGCATCAAACTGACCATAAAGGCAGATATGAATCCGATGATTAAAATGGTAGCCAGTAAACCTATTAATAAATTTCTGGAAGTACTTTCAGATGCCATTGCAAAGCATCAATATCAATAA
- a CDS encoding DUF4202 domain-containing protein, with amino-acid sequence MKLSQHYNTAIELIDQAYQTEPNIEIYDGKSYPREYLYAQRMVNELKAFKLNASETELLAARCQHINRWDIPRTDYPDGRKGYHDWRTSLYDYQARKAADIMQQVGYDQKSIDEVKAMVGKVHIKLNDQTQLIEDVACLVFLKYYIQPFVDKHMEDEVKLVRIIHRTWGKMSEKGHAAALQLNIPKPILTLIMKALERKES; translated from the coding sequence ATGAAACTATCACAACATTATAATACTGCCATTGAATTAATTGATCAGGCTTATCAAACGGAACCCAACATCGAAATATATGATGGGAAAAGTTATCCTCGTGAGTATTTGTATGCACAACGAATGGTTAATGAGCTCAAGGCATTTAAACTCAACGCAAGCGAAACAGAACTGTTAGCAGCCAGATGCCAACATATTAATCGATGGGATATACCTCGAACAGACTATCCGGATGGCAGAAAAGGTTACCATGACTGGCGCACCTCTTTATACGATTATCAGGCTAGAAAAGCCGCCGATATAATGCAACAGGTAGGATATGATCAGAAATCAATTGATGAAGTTAAAGCAATGGTTGGAAAAGTTCACATTAAACTCAACGACCAGACTCAATTAATTGAGGACGTAGCCTGTCTGGTGTTTTTAAAATATTATATCCAACCTTTTGTTGATAAACATATGGAGGATGAAGTAAAATTAGTCAGAATAATTCATCGTACCTGGGGAAAAATGTCAGAAAAAGGACATGCTGCTGCCTTACAACTTAACATTCCCAAACCGATACTAACATTAATCATGAAGGCCCTTGAAAGAAAGGAATCCTGA